In Exiguobacterium sp. 9-2, the genomic window CCTGAAAAATCGATTCCAAAAGCTATCCGGAATACAGTTTGGCGCACGTTCATTTTCTTTGTCTTATCGATCACGATCGTCGGTGCATTGATTCCGTATGAGACGGCTGGCGGAGTCAGTAGTCCATTCATCATGGTCTTTGATGCGATCGGCATCCCGTATGCCGCTGACTTGATGAACATCGTCGTCTTGACAGCACTATTATCCGTCGGGAACTCGGGACTGTATGCCGCGACCCGAATGTTATGGGCAATGGCACAAGAAGGGATGATTTCAAAGAAATTATCTTATGTTAATGCACGTGGTGTGCCGATGCGCGCTTTACTCTTTACGATGATGTTTGCGATGTTATCGCTTCTGACAGCATTTTTCGCAGAGGATACCGTCTTCATTTGGCTCTTGTCTTTAGCTGGACTCGGTGCTCAAGTCGGTTGGATTTCAATTTCCGCTTCGCAACTTGCGTTCCGCCGTCAGTTCATCCGAAACGGACATGATCTATCCGAACTAAAGTTCAAGACGCCATTCTATCCAGTATTACCGTTGATATCGTTGACACTTAATGTCGTCGTCCTCGTCAGTCTTGCGTTTCAAGCGGATCAACGGATTGCTTTATACATCGGTGTTCCATTTTTCCTCGTCATGTGGGGAAGCTATCATCTGTTCGTTAAAGGAAAACACCTATCGGCTCAAAGTGACATTCGAGTCGCCCCTTCCCAACTCGAAGAATAATACCATATGAAAAGAGGCCGCGGTATCATCCACGGCCTTTTTTCATATGCTTGTTCTATTCCTTAAGTGTTCGCATCATCAATAGTTCTCCTTGATGGAGCTCTACTGTCGCTTCTGACGTACTCCATTCATTACTGACGGTCAAGGAACCTCCGACCGGAACAGGATGCATATCAAGTGGATATTTGACTCCAGCTAAACTCAAGATTGACGGCACAAGTGGAATGAAAGAAAGATAATGATAGCTTTCGGCTTCGACTGCATACAATCCTACTGCCAAATATCGCACCTCTTCCCGTTTCGTGACGAGTCGCGCTTCAGGGTATTGCTTCAATAAATACACATTTTGAACGGTCATGTCGAGTCGTCCACCTGTTGCTCCGACGATGATAGTATCATCAAACCGTTTCATCTCTGATACTGTACGAAGGGCGAGTTCGAGATCCGTCTCATCTTTCTCAGCCGGATGAACGATTGCTCCTTCAGGTACGTAACCAAGCGAATCAAAGTCACCGATCGTCATGTCGCATGTCAGCCCAAACAATTCAATCGTCTGAACACCACCATCGACACCAATGATGAAATCACTAGACTGACAAAGCATCCGCAAATCAGGCACTTCTTCTTGAGGACCGGCACACACGAGAATCGCCCGCATCTCAGACGCCTCGTGCTGAATAACGTAGTAAACGTGGCGCAGTTGTAAAGAGGAGACCCGCGACGACACCGCATAAAACATAAGATGG contains:
- a CDS encoding amino acid permease, whose amino-acid sequence is MQLKREMTSRHLFMISLGGIIGTGLFLGSGLTISQAGPLGAVLSYIVGGTIMYLTMLCLGELAVFLPVSGSFQTYTTRFIGPGIGFAVGWIYWLGWAVTVALEITAAGSLMDRWFPNVPVVVWCTVFTVLLFGLNAVSAKAFGEAEFWFSSLKVLAILFFIILGGAAWFGWLPMEADRPSSLFANFTASGWFPNGILGVLTTMIAVNFAFQGTELIGVAAGESDTPEKSIPKAIRNTVWRTFIFFVLSITIVGALIPYETAGGVSSPFIMVFDAIGIPYAADLMNIVVLTALLSVGNSGLYAATRMLWAMAQEGMISKKLSYVNARGVPMRALLFTMMFAMLSLLTAFFAEDTVFIWLLSLAGLGAQVGWISISASQLAFRRQFIRNGHDLSELKFKTPFYPVLPLISLTLNVVVLVSLAFQADQRIALYIGVPFFLVMWGSYHLFVKGKHLSAQSDIRVAPSQLEE
- a CDS encoding thiamine diphosphokinase, which translates into the protein MRAILVCAGPQEEVPDLRMLCQSSDFIIGVDGGVQTIELFGLTCDMTIGDFDSLGYVPEGAIVHPAEKDETDLELALRTVSEMKRFDDTIIVGATGGRLDMTVQNVYLLKQYPEARLVTKREEVRYLAVGLYAVEAESYHYLSFIPLVPSILSLAGVKYPLDMHPVPVGGSLTVSNEWSTSEATVELHQGELLMMRTLKE